CCATAGAGACCATAGTGTTGCATAGAAACAAGCTTCCCATACATGTTTTTCCAGGTTGTAAAATCCATTATTAAACCACCAGTTAGCTAAATCGGGTACCGATCTTGGACAAACCCAGTTGATATTccaccaatctaaaattatcgACCATACACTCCACAAGAAGTGACAATGGAGAAACAAGTGCTGAAGGATTTCAAGGCTCAAAGAGCATAGGGGGCACAAAGCTAATTGAATCTCATTGATCAGGTTTCTACTAAGAAGGATTTTGTGATGGTATTGTTTGATCTGGGCATTTTAGGTCCACAGATGTTTTGGGTTTCGTCCCTTAAGGTGTGTATGGGTTTTGCTCCCATTTGGGAgcatttttcaacttttggttagaattttcttcctatttctttcttaataaaatgttacttcttttgataaaaaaaaaaaaaaactaaagtgaACGATAATGTTCATGTCGTAAATGATTTATTGGGGTACCCCAGGTGGGTACACTGGGAAAGCCAACCACCACGGCTCACCCTCAGCTCATAAGAGACTCTATAAAAGCAACCACCACCTCATTCCATGTATACCCTGTCAACTACTTAGCTAGCTGCTTCTTTTAACACCTTTGTATCATGGCATTGAAGTCTTATCACCAGGGAAGATGCAGTGCAGTGGCTTTAGCCGCTGCTCTCCTTGTATCCCTGATCTTGGTCGAAACAGTTCACGCTGCTACTTACACCGTCGGTGACTCTTCCGGTTGGGATTTTAGCATGGGAAACTGGGTGAAGGGGAAGAAATTCAAAGCAGGGGATGTACTTGGTAAGATAACAAGCACTTCCATTATCTATTGTCCCATTTCTGTATTATATAAATATGGTTTCCATTTTgattttatgtttgttttcGTGTAGTTTTCAACTATGATCCCTCTGTTCACAACGTGGCGGTGGTTGATGCAAAAGGGTACAAGAGCTGCACAGCAACTTCAACCTCCACAGCTTACAACAGTGGGAAAGACAAGGTCAAGTTGTCCAAAGGCCGCCAGTTCTTCATCTGCACCATTCCGGGCCATTGCGACGGCGGCTTGAAGATTGCAGTCAATGCTTCCTAGAtaccaaaactctctctctatctctctctcatccttgaTCTGCATGATTTGTACTGCTTTGGTTATCTTGTGTTCTGTACTCTCTATGTCGATGTTGGAATAAGCAATGATCGATGCCGG
The sequence above is a segment of the Rhododendron vialii isolate Sample 1 chromosome 13a, ASM3025357v1 genome. Coding sequences within it:
- the LOC131313705 gene encoding basic blue protein-like → MALKSYHQGRCSAVALAAALLVSLILVETVHAATYTVGDSSGWDFSMGNWVKGKKFKAGDVLVFNYDPSVHNVAVVDAKGYKSCTATSTSTAYNSGKDKVKLSKGRQFFICTIPGHCDGGLKIAVNAS